The sequence GGTGTCGGAGAGCGTGAACGTGCCGCTCACACTGCCCTTGAGGGTCAGGTCCTCGGAACCGGGCTCCGGGATCCACCCGGTCTTCGCCGCGTTCGCGGTGAAGTGGATCGCGTCGCCCTCCTCCAGCACCACGTCCACCGCGGTGTCGGAGATGCGCCGAACGTGGCTGTAGTCGGACTCGGCGGCCTCGGCTGCGGTGCCCGAGACCCACTCCTTGCCGAAGATCGCGGCCTGGCCCTCCTGGTCGGCCCCCCGGTTCGGGGTGCGCGAGGCGGCCGTACGCGACACCGACAGGCCGAAGAGCGACACGTCGGTCTCGGAGAGCGTGTAGTTGCCGGTCAGCAGGTTGACCGAACCCGGGCCCACCTCGCTGGTGGCCGCGCCGTCCGCGTTGCGGTCCACCACCGCGGTGAGCGGGGCGGTGCTGCTGGAGGCGGAGTCGGGACCGGTGAAGTCGGCCTTGAGCTGAACGGTGCCGTCGGGGTCGACGGTGCTGGTGGCGTTCCACACCAGCGGGGCGTTCCGTCCGTTCGTCAGCGGGACCGGCCAGGCCGTCAGCGTGCTACCGCCGGAGGTGACGTCGCCGACCGGGATCCGTACCCAGGGGTCGGCCTCGGAGCGGCGCCAGGAGAAGGCGACGGCGGTGTACTTGCCGGCCTCGGCCTCGGCGACCAGCGGCAGCCGGCGTGCGGTCCGCTCACCCTCCGAAGGCTGGACGAAACCGCCCGAGCCGGCGTGGAAGACGTACTCCAGCGCCTCGGACCGGTTGTCCGCCTTGTCGACGGAGCGCACCTGGAGGGTATGGCTGCCGTCCTTGGGCGGAGTGACAGTGATCGCCTTGTTCGCGGCGGCCCCACCGGTGGCGACCTTGGTCCAGGTCACGCCGTCGAGGGACCACTCCAGCCAGGTGTGGTCGGACCCGCCCGGCGGGGTGACCGTGAAGGTGCCCGGCTGCCCGGCGCCCTTCACCCACTGCCCGGTCGGGTAGTCCGTGGAGGCGATACCCGAGGGCGCGGAAGGGGCCTTGGTGTCGACCGTGAAGGTCTTCCACGCCGACCATCCGGTGTTGTAGTGCGAGCCGTCGTAGGGGCTCGTACGGAACTTGTACGTCTTGCCCTCGGCCAGCAGCCCCGCCGGGACGGTCACCGACGCGGCCTGTCCGGACGCGACGAACTTCGACACGATCGGTGAGCCGACCTGCGTGTTCGTGGCGCTGTCGAAGATCTGGAAGGTGCCGTTGACCTGGTCGCCGTCGGCGTCGACGAAGGTGTCGCGCAGCGTCGGCGTCAGGGTGTTGACCACGTAGGCGCCGGAGTAGGAGAAGAACGGGGGACCCGCCTCCTGCTGGGTGCCCGTCCGCGGCCGGAAGTTGTACGTCACCGACAGCTTCGGCGGGTTCTTCGCGGCGTTGGCGGAGTTCACCCGCTTCCACTGGGCGACCGTGGTCTCGCTCTTGGCCCGGATGCCCAGGTGCCCGCGGGTGGCCTTGGCTCCGGCCCACTCCTGGGCCAGCGTGGTCACGTCCGCGTTGATCCAGCCGTCCGGCTGGGTCGTGCAGGTGGGATTGCCCCGCGTCTCGGTGGACTCCGCCTTCAGCGCGGTCATCGTCGGCCGGTTGGTCCAGCGGCTGGCCGTCGTCGCGGCGGGCGAGGACCAGACCTGCCACGGCTGGGCGGCGCAGGTGGTGTTGGCCGAGTGGAAGTTCCACAGGCTCAGTTTCGCGCTGGAGACCAGGGCGTCCGCGATGGGCGCGGTGTTCCAGGTGATGAAGGACTGCGCGGTACGGGGGGTGCCGTTCGCGTTCGTCGTACCGGGGTTGCCGAAGTCCAGCTCGACGTCGGTGGACCAGTCGCGGGTCTCGCCCTGCTGGACGTACGTGTCGAAGACGTTGGACAGGGACGAGGTCGACGGGTCGACCGTCACCGGGTACGTCGTCTCCGGATCGGCGAGGAACTCCGCGTCCGGGGTGACGACCAGGTCCACGGCCCCCTTCCGCTTCACCACCTTCATCGCCACCGGGACCCGGCGGGTGTGCTCGCCGGAGACCTTGTCGACGGTGGCGTCCCACATCACCGGCGCGGGCATCACGGCCCGCTTGCCGTTCTTCCGGTCCGTGAAGAGCACGCTGCCGTCGGGCTGCTCCTTCGCCGTCAGGCCCTTGGCCTTGAGCGGCAGGGTGTACGAGTACCCCTCGGCCGGACGCTTCCTGATCTCGACGTACTGCTCGAAGCCCGTACGGGTCGACTCGACGACGACGTCCGCGCCCGGCAGCGCCTCCGGGTAGGTGGCACGCGTCCCGTCCAGTTCGGGAGCGGGCAGTCCGCCCTTCCACTGGAGCGTGATCCGCTGGTCGCCCTCGCCGAGGGTGACCAGGTCGCGCGCGGGGGCGCGGTCCGCCTCGCGCACCGAGCGCGGCAGCGTACCGCCCTTGCCCGCCAGGCTCAGACCGTTCGGGTGGGCCTTGGCCTCGACGCCGCCGTCGGCCGTCTCACGCAGTGCGACGTCGACGTCCGTCCAGGCGCCGTTCTCCTCGAAGCGGACCGGCCCGGCCGTCAGCTCGGTGGTGAGCGAGCCGTCCTTGTTCACCCAGGTCGTGGAGGTTTCGGTACGCTCGGACAGCGCCTCGACCCGCTTGCCGTACAGTTTGGCGGCCACCTTCGCCGAAAGGACGTCCGCGGCTTCGCGGGGTCCTTCGGGTACCGGGTTCTTCTCGACCGGGGCCTTCGGTATCCGCTGAGTGAGGGCCACGGCCTGACCGCTCTCCGTCAGCAGCGCCATCTCCACCGCGAGCACCATGGCCGCGCCGAGGGCGATCCGCGGCAGCAGCCGTCTTCGCCGCTGGAGGATCAACGATGAGCCCTCCCACCCGGGGGCGGGAGGCATGTGCTCCGACACGTCGGACAACTCTCTGTTGTAGTGAGCATGAAACAGAGGCGATCAAAGCAGGGGGACCAGTGGTGAAGAAGTGAAGCTTTCACGACGTCGGACGCGCGGACCGGAAGGGAAGATCTAGCGATGCGTCGTCCCGTACGCCTGGGAGCAGGGGCGCCCCAGGGCTCCGGGGTCGCCTTCGGGGCCCTGATCATCCTGGTGGTCTGCTCACTCGCGCTGGTCGCCCTGGACGTGGCGGCCTCACCGCTCGGCAAGCGGACGGTGGTCGCCGGCCTGACCGTGCTGGTGTTGATGCCCGCGCTCATGCTGGGCCAGTACGCGCCCCCGCCGTACCGGCTGCCCTACCGCTGGCGGTGGGGGCTGCTGCTCGTCCAGGCGGTGCTCACCTACCTGCCGCTGCTGCTCTTCCACTACCGGTGGCTGAGCCTGCTGGGGTTCCTGGCCGGGGCTGTCCTGCTGACTCTGCCGCCGGGCACCTCGGTACCACTCGCCCTGGCGGTCGGGGCCAGCGGGCCGCTGCTGGCCGCGACGAAGCTCATCGACACCGACCGGAGCGCGCTGGGCATCCTGCTCGGTACGGCGATCACCGCGACCACCGTCTTCGCCGTGGCCCACCTGGCCCTGCTCGCGGCCCGGCTGCACAACAGCCGGGAGCACGCGGCGCACTCGGCCGAGCACCGGGAGCGGGCTCGGATGCAGCAGGATCTGCACGACCTGGTCGGGTCGTCGCTGGCGGCCATCACCGTCCAGGGCGAGACGGCGCTGCGCGGCGGCTCCACGACGACCGGGTCCGGGCGGGAGCGGGCCGCGCTGACCGAGATCGTCGCCCTGGCGCGGCGGCTCCACTACGACGTGCGCTCCATCAGCCGGCCGGACGGCGGCGACCTCGCGCTCTCCGAGGAGCTCGCGCACGCCCAGCGGGTCCTCACCGCGTCCGGAGTGGAGGTGCGGACCGTGCTGCCGCCACGGACCGAGGCCGCACCCGCGGTCCTGGCCTGCCTGCGCTTCGTTCTGCGCGAGGCCGTCGGCAACGTACTCCAGCACAGTCGGGCCACGCACTGCTCGATCACCCTGAGCACGGACGGGACGGCCGTACGGCTGGTGATCCGCAACGACGGCGCCGAGGCCGCCCCGCCGGCGTCCGGGCGGCACGGTACGGGGCTGGCGGGGCTCGGCGGGCGGGTCCTGGCGCTGGGCGGAGAGTTCACCGCCGCGGCAGCGGACGGGACCTTCACCGTGACGGCGACCGTGCCGCGGACGGGGGCCGTCGTGCCGAGCCGGTAGCGTACGGGCACCGCGGCCCCGGCTCCCGTACGCCCGCGGCTTCCGGACACGGCTCCCGGACACAGCTCCCGGACACGGCGAAGGGCCCCGCACCTCTGACGAGGTGCGGGGCCCTTCTTGCAGCTCAGTGAGCCACCAGGTCCAAGGACCAAGCAGAAACTACTTGATGATCTTGGTGACCTGGCCGGCACCCACGGTCCGGCCACCCTCACGGATGGCGAACTTCAGGCCCTCTTCCATGGCGACCGGCTGGATCAGCGCGACGTCCATGAGGGTGTTGTCACCCGGCATGACCATCTCGGTGCCCTCGGGAAGGGTCACGACGCCCGTCACGTCCGTGGTACGGAAGTAGAACTGCGGGCGGTAGTTGTTGAAGAACGGGGTGTGGCGGCCACCCTCGTCCTTCGACAGGATGTAGGCCTGGGCCTGGAACTCGGTGTGCGGGGTGACCGAGCCGGGCTTGATGATGACCTGGCCGCGCTCGACGTCCTCGCGCTTGATGCCACGGAGGAGCAGACCGACGTTCTCACCGGCCTGGCCCTCGTCGAGCAGCTTGCGGAACATCTCGATGCCGGTGACCGTGGTGGTGGTCTTCTCGGTCTTGATACCGACGATGTCGACGGTCTCGTTGACCTTCAGGACACCACGCTCGATGCGGCCGGTGACGACCGTACCGCGACCGGTGATCGTGAAGACGTCCTCGATCGGCATGAGGAACGGCTTCTCGACGTCACGCTCGGGCTGCGGGATGGCCTCGTCGACAGCCTTCATCAGGTTGAGGACGGACTCGCCCCACTCCTTGTCGCCCTCGAGCGCCTTGAGCGCCGAGACCTTGACGACCGGAACGTCGTCGCCCGGGAACTCGTACTCCGAGAGGAGCTCACGGACCTCGAGCTCGACGAGCTCCAGGATCTCCTCGTCGTCCACCATGTCGGCCTTGTTCAGGGCGACGACGATGTAGGGGACGCCGACCTGGCGGGCCAGGAGCACGTGCTCCTTGGTCTGCGGCATCGGGCCGTCGGTGGCGGCGACCACGAGGATGGCGCCGTCCATCTGCGCGGCACCCGTGATCATGTTCTTGATGTAGTCCGCGTGACCCGGGCAGTCGACGTGAGCGTAGTGACGCTGCTCCGTCTGGTACTCGACGTGCGCGATGGAGATGGTGATACCGCGCTGGCGCTCTTCGGGAGCCTTGTCGATCTGGTCGAAGGCCGAGGCCTCGTTCAGGTCCGGGTACGCGTCGTGCAGCACCTTGGTAATGGCGGCCGTGAGGGTCGTCTTACCGTGGTCGATGTGACCGATGGTGCCGATGTTGACGTGGGGCTTAGTCCGCTCGAACTTTGCCTTCGCCACTGGGGTCCTCCTGAGTGGTTCTGTACGCCTTGCTTCATCGGCGCCAGGGTGATCTTTGCTGGGGTGCCGGGGCCGGGGGACGCGGCACAGTGCTGATGCGCTGTGCCGCGTGCCCACCGGGCTCCGGTGACAAGCCTAAAGCGTGAGCTCGGGAGAGTTACTCGCCCTTGGCCTTCGCGATGATCTCCTCGGCGACGTTCCGCGGAACCTCGGCGTAGGAGTCGAACTGCATCGAGTAGCTTGCGCGACCCGAGGTCTTGCTGCGGAGGTCTCCGACGTAGCCGAACATCTCCGAGAGGGGCACGAGGCCCTTCACGACGCGAGCGCCGCTGCGCTCCTCCATGGCCTGGATCTGGCCACGGCGGGAGTTGAGGTCGCCGATGACATCGCCCATGTAGTCCTCGGGCGTGGTGACCTCGACGGCCATCATCGGCTCCAGGAGCACGGGAGAGGCCTTGCGGGCACCCTCCTTGAAC is a genomic window of Streptomyces sp. YPW6 containing:
- a CDS encoding sensor histidine kinase, which encodes MRRPVRLGAGAPQGSGVAFGALIILVVCSLALVALDVAASPLGKRTVVAGLTVLVLMPALMLGQYAPPPYRLPYRWRWGLLLVQAVLTYLPLLLFHYRWLSLLGFLAGAVLLTLPPGTSVPLALAVGASGPLLAATKLIDTDRSALGILLGTAITATTVFAVAHLALLAARLHNSREHAAHSAEHRERARMQQDLHDLVGSSLAAITVQGETALRGGSTTTGSGRERAALTEIVALARRLHYDVRSISRPDGGDLALSEELAHAQRVLTASGVEVRTVLPPRTEAAPAVLACLRFVLREAVGNVLQHSRATHCSITLSTDGTAVRLVIRNDGAEAAPPASGRHGTGLAGLGGRVLALGGEFTAAAADGTFTVTATVPRTGAVVPSR
- the tuf gene encoding elongation factor Tu, with the translated sequence MAKAKFERTKPHVNIGTIGHIDHGKTTLTAAITKVLHDAYPDLNEASAFDQIDKAPEERQRGITISIAHVEYQTEQRHYAHVDCPGHADYIKNMITGAAQMDGAILVVAATDGPMPQTKEHVLLARQVGVPYIVVALNKADMVDDEEILELVELEVRELLSEYEFPGDDVPVVKVSALKALEGDKEWGESVLNLMKAVDEAIPQPERDVEKPFLMPIEDVFTITGRGTVVTGRIERGVLKVNETVDIVGIKTEKTTTTVTGIEMFRKLLDEGQAGENVGLLLRGIKREDVERGQVIIKPGSVTPHTEFQAQAYILSKDEGGRHTPFFNNYRPQFYFRTTDVTGVVTLPEGTEMVMPGDNTLMDVALIQPVAMEEGLKFAIREGGRTVGAGQVTKIIK